In Capsicum annuum cultivar UCD-10X-F1 chromosome 11, UCD10Xv1.1, whole genome shotgun sequence, one genomic interval encodes:
- the LOC124888772 gene encoding putative F-box protein At1g32420 produces the protein MQETRGFGYDILFEILVLLPAKSLLRFRSVSRTWNSLIRDDPDFVKLHNALSQSRPLATRLLFELALRSRYQRDDVESTYNSPTQLEGFPLQLVYARQYLDSREKEIVICSNHCNGLVCLYSYEDSQIHLYNVTTRERKALPFTLKSPKGWCPVLYLGLYRKIQIALSQEKTTL, from the coding sequence ATGCAGGAGACACGTGGTTTTGGATATGACATACTATTCGAGATACTAGTATTGCTTCCAGCTAAATCTCTCTTGCGATTCAGGTCAGTTTCTAGAACTTGGAACAGTTTGATTCGAGACGATCCTGACTTTGTCAAGTTGCACAATGCTCTTTCTCAATCACGTCCCCTAGCCACCCGCCTCTTATTTGAACTAGCATTAAGATCACGCTATCAACGTGATGATGTAGAAAGCACTTATAATTCCCCAACGCAGCTTGAAGGATTTCCTTTACAACTCGTGTATGCTCGTCAATATTTAGACTCAAGAGAGAAAGAGATTGTTATTTGCTCAAATCATTGCAATGGCCTCGTTTGTCTCTATAGCTACGAAGATTCTCAAATACACTTGTATAACGTCACGACAAGGGAGAGAAAAGCCTTGCCATTTACTTTGAAGAGTCCGAAAGGATGGTGTCCTGTGTTGTATTTGGGATTATACAGAAAAATACAAATTGCTTTATCGCAAGAAAAAACTACATTATAA